The following proteins are encoded in a genomic region of Nymphalis io chromosome 8, ilAglIoxx1.1, whole genome shotgun sequence:
- the LOC126770342 gene encoding tectonin beta-propeller repeat-containing protein isoform X2, with the protein MSSNSLLFAINNEGKVYALSTSGSCWREFMYLGLEFKTLSAVPHFLWAVGGDRQIYLHVHGLEIPIRVKEESYENERWLPLEGFSGRLLPTDRFHFSSQDGTKDRSIDYIRLPSMAWQWEGDWQLELTLDGQPLDHDGWTYAVDFPAQFGPVKQWKSCVRRRKWIRYRKFSAMNSWCAIAPLHKDPTQEPFIDISIGGNQIPYASAGTLAVWAITAQGRVMYRVGVSTTSPEGLKWINVSIPPNCDIKQISVGPTGLVWALLWSGRAIVRKGVNKDCPSGEAWLEVKSPPDTKLTSVSVGYNTVWAVSSDTRVWFRKGIEGTLAGNSETASMGTGWLEINGNMIHISVGINDQVFAIGESNKSIYWRYGITPSELTGKRWRTIQANMQLSRTSSSTSIISSSSNPKHHSLSLLNETVPELKTNINLRNSWEESHSAPIENTLPLKPSKEIRPKKNSNVEHIDLSGKSYETTLKNPRAWSPVRSVGSVVGMEAQPDSDSSVFDLDSGMYFDEEVSQTAWGTCDATWTFIEAGACSIDAVQAPHWFTDSKNAYNTDITAKWRFQILDSLKSRNILDVDYNNYGLAIEMKGWTRSCEARLVCENNTSEDSILSLYWHASENTGTLSVFQPDGTIKFILNLGEITSIMTSSEPGCPRITLTIPHQNQKIIKIQFVSEMEQEEWLNVLVDISSQINDLCGKPSNHSAWVVTNSGDILNWDPKPAEHNTDKNGCYTKEFQVFGKDIIKGFTTTLHNNFPPGTVLNMTGCLFDEINRFHINLQGPEVKKQRHNIETEVTEIPLHFNVRFDESTVVCNTKKSGYWGVEERHVVPLKPGQEFSIKITCESNGFIINVNEIHFCSFKHRISPESITSLLILGPLKLYTLEYSSASAIIGPDEMIWRMMGGYLRKVECCKNGVIWGISHDHRVWVYTGGWGGGVLKGIGGNEGIHAMTDTQTYCVYENQRWNPLSGYTSTGLPTDRFMWSDVTGKHKRTREHTKLLSHHWHWISEWMIDYNTPGGVDGEGWQYATDFPAPYHGKKVFTDCVRRRRWYRKAQIVTEGPWVRAGSTALLDVSLWAYEKEVSVWAITLAGDAIYRTGVTAATPT; encoded by the exons ATGAGTAGTAATTCCcttttatttgcaataaataatgaGGGCAAGGTTTACGCTCTTTCTACGAGTGGGTCTTGTTGGAGAGAATTTATGTATCTTGGTTTAGAATTTAAGACGTTATCAGCAGTGCCACACTTTTTATGGGCAGTGGGTGGTGATCGACAAATATACTTACATGTTCATGGCTTAGAGATTCCGATTAGAGTCAAAGAAGAATCATATGAAAATGAAAGATGGCTTCCATTAGAAGGTTTTAGTGGAAGACTTTTGCCTACGGACCGATTCCATTTTTCTTCTCAAGATGGAACAAAAGATAGATCGATTGACTATATTAGACTGCCTTCAATGGCGTGGCAATGGGAAGGCGATTGGCAACTTGAGCTAACATTAGATGGCCAACCACTAGACCATGACGGATGGACTTACGCTGTGGATTTCCCTGCACAGTTTGGCCCAGTGAAACAATGGAAGTCATGTGTAAGGCGAAGAAAATGGATTAGGTATAGAAAATTTAGTGCTATGAATTCGTGGTGTGCTATTGCACCTCTTCATAAAGATCCAACTCAAGAGCCTTTCATAGATATAAGTATCGGTGGAAATCAAATACCATATGCCTCTGCTGGTACCTTGGCTGTTTGGGCTATAACTGCTCAAGGACGTGTCATGTATAGGGTTGGTGTTAGTACAACTTCACCTGAAGGTTTAAAATGGATAAATGTTAGTATTCCACCAAATTGTGACATAAAACAAATTTCAGTTGGGCCGACTGGCTTAGTATGGGCACTACTATGGTCAGGAAGAGCAATAGTAAGAAAAGGTGTTAATAAAGACTGTCCCTCTGGTGAAGCATGGTTGGAAGTTAAATCACCTCCTGATACCAAATTAACTTCTGTATCAGTTGGATATAATACTGTTTGGGCTGTTAGTTCTGATACAAGAGTATGGTTTAGGAAAGGTATAGAAGGAACCCTAGCTGGAAATTCTGAAACGGCTTCAATGGGGACTGGATGGTTAGAAATAAATGGAAACATGATACACATTTCAGTAGGTATTAATGATCAAGTATTTGCCATTGGAGAatctaataaaagtatttactgGCGTTATGGAATAACACCTTCTGAATTAACTGGCAAGAGGTGGAGAACAATACAAGCAAATATGCAACTTAGCCGTACATCAAGCTCAACTAGtataatttcatcatcatcaaatcCTAAACACCACAGTTTAAGTTTACTTAATGAAACTGTTccagaattaaaaacaaacataaatttacGTAATTCCTGGGAAGAGTCACATTCAGCACCTATTGAAAATACATTACCATTGAAGCCATCGAAAGAGATACGACCAAAGAAAAACTCAAATGTAGAACATATTGATTTATCTGGAAAAAGCTATGAAACAACATTGAAAAATCCAAGAGCTTGGAGTCCAGTTAGAAGTGTTGGTTCTGTGGTAGGAATGGAAGCTCAACCAGACAGTGACAGTAGTGTTTTCGATTTAGATTCTGGAATGTATTTTGATGAAGAAGTGAGCCAAACTGCTTGGGGAACTTGTGATGCAACATGGACATTTATAGAAGCTGGTGCTTGTTCTATAGATGCTGTTCAAGCACCACATTGGTTTACAGATTCCAAAAACGCTTACAATACTGATATAACGGCTAAATGGCGATTCCAAATTCTTGATTCATTAAAGAGTAGAAATATTTTAGATGTTGACTACAATAACTATGGCTTAGCAATTGAAATGAAAGGTTGGACTCGAAGTTGTGAAGCAAGATTAGTGTGCGAAAATAATACTAGTGAAGATTCTATTTTATCACTATATTGGCATGCTTCAGAAAATACCGGAACATTATCAGTTTTTCAACCAGATggaactattaaatttatacttaatttaggTGAAATTACTAGTATTATGACATCATCAGAACCTGGTTGCCCTAGAATTACTTTAACAATTCCACATCAAAAtcaaaagattattaaaattcaatttgtgTCTGAAATGGAGCAAGAAGAATGGTTAAATGTCTTAGTTGACATTTCATCACAGATTAATGATTTATGTGGGAAACCATCAAACCATTCTGCGTGGGTTGTGACTAATTCTGGTGATATACTCAATTGGGATCCAAAACCAGCAGAACACAATACTGATAAAAATGGCTGCTACACAAAAGAATTTCAAGTTTTTGGTAAAGATATTATAAAAGGCTTTACAACAACTTTGCACAATAACTTTCCACCTGGAACTGTACTCAACATGACAGGATGTTTATTCGACGAAATTAATCGATTTCACATTAATTTGCAAGGCCCTGAGGTTAAAAAACAAAGGCATAATATAGAAACTGAAGTGACTGAAATACCATTACATTTCAATGTTAGATTTGATGAATCAACTGTTGTTTGTAACACAAAAAAGTCTGGTTACTGGGGAGTAGAAGAGCGACATGTGGTCCCATTAAAACCTGGTCAAGAATtctcaattaaaataacatgtgAAAGTAAtggatttataataaatgttaatgaaaTCCACTTTTGCTCTTTTAAGCACAGAATAAGTCCAGAAAGTATtacatctttattaattttgggACCATTAAAGTTATACACATTAGAATACAGTTCTGCTAGTGCTATTATTGGACCTGATGAAATGATCTGGCGTATGATGGGGGGTTATTTGCGAAAGGTTGAATGTTGTAAAAATGGGGTAATTTGGGGAATATCTCATGACCATAGAGTATGGGTTTATACAGGTGGTTGGGGTGGTGGTGTTCTTAAAg GGATTGGAGGTAATGAAGGTATTCATGCAATGACAGATACACAAACCTACTGTGTCTATGAAAATCAAAGGTGGAATCCTTTATCTGGTTATACTTCTACTGGCCTCCCAACTGATCGCTTCATGTGGAGTGATGTAACAGGCAAACATAAAAGGACCAGGGAGCACACAAAATTACTTAGCCATCACTGGCACTGG ATTTCTGAATGGATGATTGACTACAATACTCCAGGTGGAGTAGATGGTGAAGGTTGGCAATATGCAACAGATTTTCCAGCTCCATACCATGGAAAGAAAGTTTTCACTGACTGTGTTAGACGTCGAAGATGGTACAGAAAAGCTCAAATAGTCACAGAAGGTCCATGGGTTAGAGCTGGCAGTACTGCCTTACTTGATGTCTCTT
- the LOC126770364 gene encoding mpv17-like protein produces the protein MSVFSKNIIVAFKKYPVLRGMASYGTIWPISSFIQQTFEGKRFDSDNKYDWLRCARFGFYGSCYVAPTLYTWLTIASIMWPGNTIKAAAFKTFFETITYTPFAMCSFYFGMSLLELKTFNEAVAEVSTKFWPTYKVGASIWPAVAMINFCLIPEKNRVPFISVCSLIWTCFLAYMKHLDKDNIALKSEKQSGQFFTA, from the exons ATGTCTGTATTTAGTAAAAACATCATTGTAGCCTTTAAAAAGTATCCTGTTCTTCGAGGAATGGCATCATATGGTACTATTTGGCCAATTTCTAGTTTTATACAACAAACATTTGAAGGAAAACGATTTG ATTCTGATAATAAGTATGATTGGTTAAGATGTGCTCGTTTCGGTTTTTATGGTTCCTGTTATGTTGCTCCTACACTTTATACTTGGTTAACAATTGCTAGTATAATGTGGCCAGGAAATACCATTAAAGCTGCAGCATTTAAG ACATTTTTTGAAACCATTACATATACTCCATTTGCAATGTGCAGCTTCTACTTTGGTATGAGTTTATTAGAACTCAAAACTTTTAATGAAGCAGTTGCAGAAGTAAGCACAAAATTCTGGCCCACTTATAAG GTAGGTGCATCTATCTGGCCAGCAGTTGCAATGATTAACTTCTGTTTAATACCTGAAAAAAATAGAGTTCCGTTTATTAGTGTCTGCAGTCTCATTTGGACTTGTTTCTTGGCTTATATGAAACATTTAGATAAAGACAATATAGCTTTAAAATCTGAAAAACAATCTGGTCAGTTCTTTACtgcataa